One window of the Pyrus communis chromosome 17, drPyrComm1.1, whole genome shotgun sequence genome contains the following:
- the LOC137722553 gene encoding acyl-coenzyme A oxidase 4, peroxisomal-like yields MTVPPNQDDVKKNERTNYFNSPALDVSLAFPQATPASTFPPCASDYYRFDDLLTPEEQAMRLRVRKCMEKDVAPIMAEYWEKAQFPFQIIPKLAALRIAGGTIKGYGCPGLSITASAFATAELARVDASCSTFVLVHSSLAMLTIALCGSEAQKQKYLPSLAEFKTVACWGLTEPDYGSDASALRTTATKVEGGWILEGQKRWIGNSTFADVLVIFARNTTTNQINGFIIKKNAPGLAATKIENKIGLRIVQNGDILLNKVFVPDEERLPGVNSFQDTSKVLAVSRVMVAWQPIGLSMGVYDMCHRYLKERKQFGAPLAAFQINQEKLVRMLGNVQAMVLIGWRLCKLYEAGKMTPGHASMGKAWITLRARETVALGRELLGGNGILSDFLVAKAFGDLEPIYTFEGTYDINSLVTGREVTGIASFKPPASSQRSRL; encoded by the exons CCTCGGATTATTACCGGTTTGATGATCTATTGACTCCTGAGGAGCAGGCTATGAGATTGAGAGTAAGAAAGTGTATGGAGAAAGACGTCGCTCCAATTATGGCAGAG TACTGGGAGAAGGCACAGTTTCCATTTCAAATTATTCCAAAGCTTGCTGCATTGCGCATTGCTGGTGGCACAATCAAG GGTTATGGGTGTCCTGGTCTTTCTATTACGGCAAGTGCTTTTGCTACAGCTGAACTTGCTAGAGTTGATGCAAGCTGTTCTACTTTCGTCTTGGTTCATTCCTCACTAGCAATGCTTACTATTG CATTATGTGGTTCGGAAGCTCAAAAGCAGAAATATCTACCTTCTTTGGCTGAATTTAAGACTGTAGCCTGCTGG GGTTTGACCGAACCTGACTACGGAAGTGATGCGAGTGCCTTGAGAACGACAGCAACAAAG GTGGAAGGAGGTTGGATACTTGAGGGCCAAAAGCGATGGATAGGAAACAGTACATTTGCTGATGTCTTGGTTATTTTTGCTAGGAATACAACAACAAATCAGATTAATGG atttataataaagaagaatgCCCCTGGACTGGCAgctacaaaaatagaaaataaaattggtcTACGCATTGTCCAAAATGGAGATATTCTCTTAAATAAAGTATTTGTTCCTGATGAGGAAAGGCTGCCTGGTGTTAATTCTTTTCAGGATACTAGCAAG GTTCTTGCTGTTTCGCGTGTCATGGTCGCCTGGCAACCTATTGGTTTATCTATGGGAGTCTATGATATGTGTCACAG GTATCTGAAGGAGAGGAAACAATTTGGAGCCCCCCTTGCAGCTTTCCAAATCAACCAAGAGAAACTTGTTCGTATGCTTGGTAATGTTCAAGCTATGGTTCTTATAGGTTGGCGCCTCTGCAAGCTGTATGAGGCAGGTAAAATGACTCCAGGTCATGCTAGCATGGGGAAG GCATGGATCACTCTGAGAGCAAGGGAAACGGTTGCTCTGGGAAGGGAATTGCTAGGTGGCAACGGAATCTTATCTGATTTTCTTGTTGCAAAG GCTTTCGGTGATCTGGAACCCATCTACACATTCGAAGGCACGTATGACATCAACTCCTTGGTCACCGGCAGGGAAGTCACTGGCATTGCCAGCTTCAAGCCACCTGCTTCAAGCCAACGGAGCCGCCTGTAG
- the LOC137722084 gene encoding protein ZW2-like — MSTGSHSGNTSNTFVAFFEGWLVRQEHFLDELLSTQQTIDEARDEDLRDLISRVLLHYQQYYDEKSRLAHRDVFVVFSPKWFSSYERTLLWIAGYKPGLVFRIVTESVPDLSDRQRVNIARLREETRVEERVLNDKLAKIHESVAAPPFVDVLRRYGRARDGGIVEDIAVIESLKPALESVLVNANLLRTTMVTKLVEILSSRQAVRFLTAVAQFQLKIRSLGLERDAEKRRELSGRSGGGGSPIGSTSRW, encoded by the coding sequence atgTCAACCGGTTCTCACAGCGGCAATACATCGAACACATTCGTGGCATTCTTCGAGGGCTGGCTGGTCCGGCAAGAACACTTCCTCGACGAGCTCCTATCGACCCAACAGACAATCGACGAGGCCCGAGATGAAGACCTTCGAGATTTGATATCCCGGGTTCTCCTCCATTACCAGCAGTACTACGACGAGAAATCGCGACTTGCCCATCGGGATGTTTTCGTGGTTTTCTCCCCGAAGTGGTTTAGTTCCTACGAAAGGACCCTCCTTTGGATCGCCGGGTACAAACCGGGTCTCGTATTCCGGATAGTGACGGAGTCGGTGCCCGATTTGAGCGACCGGCAGCGGGTCAATATAGCCCGGCTGAGGGAGGAGACCCGGGTCGAGGAGCGCGTGCTTAACGACAAGCTTGCCAAGATTCACGAGAGCGTGGCGGCGCCGCCGTTCGTCGACGTGCTGCGGCGGTACGGGAGGGCCAGGGACGGGGGGATCGTGGAGGACATCGCGGTGATCGAATCGCTGAAGCCGGCATTGGAGTCCGTGCTGGTGAATGCCAACTTGCTGAGGACGACGATGGTGACGAAGCTGGTGGAGATACTTAGCTCGAGGCAGGCGGTGAGGTTTTTGACGGCGGTGGCGCAGTTTCAGTTGAAGATTAGGAGTTTGGGGTTGGAGAGGGACGCCGAGAAGCGGAGGGAATTGAGCGGAAGGAGCGGCGGCGGTGGGAGTCCAATTGGTAGTACTAGTAGGTGGTAG